Proteins encoded in a region of the Procambarus clarkii isolate CNS0578487 chromosome 42, FALCON_Pclarkii_2.0, whole genome shotgun sequence genome:
- the LOC138373483 gene encoding golgin subfamily A member 6-like protein 22, with product MIRATDNKIHVTDNKIRASDKKIRATDNKIRPTNNKKRATENMIRVIEKRATDSKICATIRVTDNKIPATDNKIRATDNKIRPNNNKIRATENMIHVIEKRATDSKICATEYRICATDNRIRANDSTIRATDSMIRAIDNKIHSTNNKTSATDTIIRAIDNKIRATDNKIHATDNKIRSTDTMTRTTDKIHATDKMIRANDNKIRATDNRICATENLIRATDNMIRATDNLIHATDNLLRALIT from the exons atgatacgtgccactgacaacaagatacatgtcactgacaacaagattcgtGCATCTGACAAAaagatacgtgccaccgacaacaagatacgtcccaCAAACAACAAAAAACGTGCCACGGAAAACATGATACGTGTCATTGAAAAACGTGCCACTGATAGCAAGATCTGTGCCACA atacgtgtcactgacaacaagattcctgccactgacaacaagatacgtgccaccgacaacaagatacgtcccaATAACAACAAAATACGTGCAACTGAAAACATGATACATGTTATTGAGAAACGTGCCACTGATAGCAAGATATGTGCCACAGAATACAGGATATGTgcaactgacaacaggatacgtgccaatgATAGCACG atacgtgccactgactccatgatacgtgccattgacaacaagatacattccACTAACAACAAGACAAGTGCCACTGACACAATaatacgtgccattgacaacaagatacgtgccactgataacaagatacatgccacagacAACAAAATACGTTCCACTGACACTATGACACGTACCActgacaagatacatgccactgacaaaatGATACGTGCcaatgacaacaagatacgtgccactgacaacaggatatgtgccactgaaaacctgatacgtgccactgacaacatgatacgtgccactgacaacctgaTACATGCTACGGACAACCTGTTACGTGCCCTTATaacctga
- the LOC138373493 gene encoding golgin subfamily A member 6-like protein 22 produces MIRTIDKKIRATEKTICATDKCVTDNKIRVTDNKIRATDNKIRATDSKISPTDNKIRATDNMIRATYNKICATDNRIHANDNKKRATDNKIHATDKKIRGTDNKIRIRATDNKIRATDNKIQATDNKIHSTDNKVHATENKIRATDKRIRATDNMIHATNNKIHSTDNKIRATDNNIRATDKKIRAPDNLIGATDSMIRATDNKIRATDNKIRATDNKIRATDNKIRATDSMIRATDNKIRATENKIPANDNKIRATDNKIGATDKNIRATDNKIRVTDNKTRATDCMIRATNNRIRATDSMIRATDNMIYNKIRPTDKKIRATDNMIRATDKRATDNLIGATDNLIRATDNKIRATDNKIRVTDNKIRATDNKIRATDSMIRATDNKIRATDKMIRATDNMIRATDTMIRAIDNMYMPLTTRYVPPTT; encoded by the exons atgatacgtaccATTGACaaaaagatacgtgccactgaaaaaacgatatgtgccactgacaaatgtgttactgacaacaagatacgtgtcactgacaacaagatacgtgccactgacaacaagatacgtgccacagacAGCAAGATAAGTccaactgacaacaagatacgtgcaactgacaacatgatacgtgccacttataacaagatatgtgccactgacaacaggatacatgccaaTGACAACAAGAAAcgggccactgataacaagatacatgccactgataaaAAGATACGTGGCACTGATAACAAAATACGT atacgtgccactgataacaagatacgtgccactgacaacaagatacaggccactgacaacaagatacattccACTGACAACAAGGTACATGCCACTGAGAACAAGATACGTGCAACTGACAAGAGGATACGTgcaactgacaacatgatacatgccactaacaacaagatacattccactgacaacaagatacgtgccactgacaacaacatacgtgccactgacaagaaGATACGTGCCCCTGACAACCTGATAGGTGCTACTGAcagcatgatacgtgccactgataacaagatacgtgccactgataacaagatacgtgccactgataacaagatacgtgccactgataacaagatacgtgccactgacagcatGATACGGGCcaccgacaacaagatacgtgccactgagaaCAAGATACCTGCcaatgacaacaagatacgtgccactgacaacaagataggtGCCACTGACAAAaatatacgtgccactgacaacaagatacgtgtcactgacaacAAGACACGTGCCACTGACTGCATGATACGAGCCAccaacaacaggatacgtgccactgacagcatgatacgtgccactgacaacatgatat acaacaagatacgtccAACTGACAAAAAGATACGTgcaactgacaacatgatacgtgccactgacaaacgtgccactgacaacctgaTAGGTGCTACTgacaacctgatacgtgccactgacaacaagatacgtgccactgataacaagatacgtgtcactgataacaagatacgtgcaacTGATAACAAGATTCGTGCCACTGACAGcatgatacgtgccaccgacaacaagatacgtgccactgacaaaatgatacgtgccactgacaacatgatacgtgccactgacaccatgatacgtgccattgacaacatgtacatgccactgacaaccagATATGTGCCaccgacaacatga
- the LOC138373487 gene encoding golgin subfamily A member 6-like protein 22: MIHATDKRANDNKIRATDNRIHAKDKMTRATDNMIHATDNMIRSTDNKIRAIENRKRATDKKIRATDNKILPTDNKIRATDNMIRNMIHATDNMIRATDNKIRVTENMIRATDKKIRVSDNKIRATDNMIRAIDNRIHYKIRPTDNKIRATDNVIRATDSKICATDNRIHATDNKKRATDNEIHATDNKLRGTGNKIRATENMICADYNKIRASDNKIHATDNKTRATYKKIRGTNIKIRATDNKIRATDNKIQATDNKIHATDNKTRVTYKKIRGTNIKIRATDNKIRATDNKIHKMIHASDNMIHATDNKIHATENKIHPTDKKIRASDNMTRATDNKIHATDNMIRATDNKIHVTNNKIRASDNKIRATDNKIRPTNNKKRATENMIRAIKKRATDSKICATENRILPLIT; encoded by the exons atgatacatgccactgacaaacgtgccaatgataacaagatacgtgccactgacaacagaatACATGCCAAAGACAAAATGACACGTGCcacagacaacatgatacatgccactgacaatatgatacgttccactgacaacaagatacgtgccattgAAAACAGGAAACGTGCTACTGACaaaaagatacgtgccactgataacaagatacttcccactgacaacaagatacgtgccactgacaacatgatac gcaacatgatacatgccactgacaatatgatacgtgctactgacaacaagatacgtgtcactgaAAACATGATACGTGCTACTGACAAAAAGATACGTGTctctgataacaagatacgtgccactgacaacatgatacgtgccattgacaacaggatac acTACAAAATACGTccaactgacaacaagatacgtgcaactgacaacgtgatacgtgccactgatagcaagatatgtgccactgacaacaggatacatgccactgacaacaagaaacGGGCCACTGATAacgagatacatgccactgataacaagttACGTGGCACTGGTAACAAAATACGTGCAACTGAAAACATGATATGTGCTGAttataacaagatacgtgccagtgacaacaagatacatgccactgataacaagacacGTGCCACTTACAAAAAGATACGTGGCACTAACATCAAGATACGTgcaactgataacaagatacgtgccactgacaacaagatacaagccactgacaacaagatacatgccactgataacaagacacGTGTCACTTACAAAAAGATACGTGGCACTAACATCAAGATACGTgcaactgataacaagatacgtgccactgataacaagatac acaaaatgatacatgccagtgacaacatgatacatgccactgacaacaagatacatgccactgaaaaCAAGATACATCCCACTGACAAGAAGATACGTGCCTCTGACAACATgacacgtgccactgacaacaagatacatgccactgacaacatgatacgtgccactgacaacaagatacatgtcaCTAACAACAAGATTCGTGcatctgacaacaagatacgtgccactgacaacaagatacgtcccaCAAACAACAAAAAACGTGCCACGgaaaacatgatacgtgccattaaaaaacgtgccactgatagcaagatctgtgccacagaaaacaggatac tgccactgataacataa
- the LOC138373484 gene encoding golgin subfamily A member 6-like protein 6, whose amino-acid sequence MIRATDKRANDNKIRATDNRIHAKDKLTRATDNMIHATDNMIRSTDNKIRAIENRKRATDKKIRDTDNKILPTDNKICATDNMIRAIDNKIRATEKTICATDKCATDNKIRVAENKIRPTDNMICATDKSATDNMIRNMIHATDNMIRATDNKICVTENMIRATDKKIRASDNKIRATDNMIRAIDNRIRATEKTICATDKCATDNKIRATDYKIRPTDNKIRATDNVIRATDKRATDSKI is encoded by the exons atgatacgtgccactgacaaacgtgccaatgataacaagatacgtgccactgacaacaggatacatgccaaAGACAAATTGACACGTGCcacagacaacatgatacatgccactgacaatatgatacgttccactgacaacaagatacgtgccattgAAAACAGGAAACGTGCTACTGACAAAAAGATACGTgacactgataacaagatacttcccactgacaacaagatatgtgccactgacaacatgatacgtgccattgacaacaagatacgtgccactgagaaaacgatatgtgccactgacaaatgtgccactgacaacaagatacgtgtcgcTGAAAACAagatacgtcccactgacaacatgatatgtgccactgacaaaagtgccactgataacatgatac gcaacatgatacatgccactgacaatatgatacgtgctactgacaacaagatatgtgTCACTGAAAACATGATACGTGCTACTGACAAAAAGATACGTGCttctgataacaagatacgtgccactgacaacatgatacgtgccattgacaacaggatacgtgccactgagaaaacgatatgtgccactgacaaatgtgccactgacaacaagatacgtgccacagacTACAAAATACGTCCAACTGACAACAAGATTCGTGCAACTGACAacgtgatacgtgccactgacaaacgtGCCACTGATAGCAAGATATAG
- the LOC138373485 gene encoding golgin subfamily A member 6-like protein 22: MCTTDKCATDNKIRVTDNKIRATDNKIRPTDNKIRATDNMIRATDKMIHASDNMIHATDNMICATDHKIRANDNMIRATDKMIHASDNIIHATVNMIHDTDHKIRATDNMIHATDNMIHATENMIHPTGNKISATDNMTHATDYKIRATDNMIRATEKRATDNKIRVTDNKILATDNKIRATDNKIRPNNNKIRATENMIHVIEKRATDSKICATENRIHATDTMIRATDNMIRATDNIICATDTIIRATDNKIHASDNLICATDN; encoded by the coding sequence ATGTGTACCACTGAcaaatgtgccactgacaacaagatacgtgtcactgacaacaagatacgtgccactgacaacaagatacgtccaACTGACAATAAGATACGTgcaactgacaacatgatacgtgccacagacaaaatgatacatgccagtgacaacatgatacatgccactgacaacatgatatgtgccactgaccacAAGATACGTGCaaatgacaacatgatacgtgctacagacaaaatgatacatgccagtGACAACATCATACATGCCACTGTCAACATGATACATGACACTGaccacaagatacgtgccactgacaacatgatacatgccactgacaacatgatacatgccactgaaaaCATGATACATCCCACTGGCAACAAGAtaagtgccactgacaacatgacacATGCCACTGactacaagatacgtgccactgacaacatgatacgtgccactgaaaaacgtgccactgacaacaagatacgtgtcactgacaacaagattcttgccactgacaacaagatacgtgccaccgacaacaagatacgtcccaATAACAACAAaatacgtgccactgaaaacatgatACATGTTATTGAGAAACGTGCCACTGATAGCAAGATATGTGCCACAGAAaacaggatacatgccactgacaccatgatacgtgccactgacaacatgatacgtgccactgacaacataatatgtgccactgacaccataatacgtgccactgacaacaagatacatgcctctGACAAcctgatatgtgccactgacaactag
- the LOC138373488 gene encoding golgin subfamily A member 6-like protein 22 → MIHATDKRANDNKIRTTYNRIHAKDKMIHATDNMIHATDNMIRATDNKICATENMGRATDHKIRAADNKILPTDNKIRATDNMIRATDSKTRATDKTMCATDKCATDNKIRVTDNKIRATDNKIRATDNKIRPNNNKICATENMIHVIEKRATDSKICATEYRICATDNRIRATDSTICASGNRIRATDNRIRATDNMICATDHKIRANDNMIRATDKMIHAKNRIRANDNRIRATGSQICATENRIHATDTMIRATDNMIRATDNIICATDNKIRATDNKIHASDNLICATDN, encoded by the exons atgatacatgccactgacaaacgtGCCAATGATAACAAGATACGAACCACTtacaacaggatacatgccaaagacaaaatgatacatgccacagacaacatgatacatgccactgacaatatgatacgtgccactgacaacaagatatgtgccactgaaaacatgGGACGTGCTACTGACCACAAGATACGTGCTGCTGATAACAAGATacttcccactgacaacaagatacgtgccactgacaacatgatacgtgccactgacagcaagacacgtgccactgacaaaacgATGTGTGCCACTGAcaaatgtgccactgacaacaagatacgtgtcactgacaacaagattcgggccactgacaacaagatacgtgccaccgacaacaagatacgtcccaATAACAACAAAATATGTGCAACTGAAAACATGATACATGTTATTGAGAAACGTGCCACTGATAGCAAGATATGTGCCACAGAATACAGGATATGTgcaactgacaacaggatacgtgccactgatagcacgatatgtgcctcaggaaacaggatacgtgccactgacaacaggatacgtgccactgacaacatgatatgtgccactgaccacAAGATACGTGCaaatgacaacatgatacgtgctacagacaaaatgatacatgcca aaaacaggatacgtgccaatgacaacaggatacgtgccactggtaGCCAGATATGTGCCACAGAAaacaggatacatgccactgacaccatgatacgtgccactgacaacatgatacgtgccactgacaacataatatgtgccactgacaataaaatacgtgccactgacaacaagatacatgcctctGACAActtgatatgtgccactgacaactag
- the LOC138373490 gene encoding golgin subfamily A member 6-like protein 22 translates to MIRTIDKKIRATEKTICATDKCVTDNKIRVTDNKIRATDNKIRATDSKISPTDNKIRATDNMIRATYNKICATDNRIHATDNKKRATDNKIHATDKKIRGTDNKIRIRATDNKIRATDNKIQATDNKIHSTDNKVHATENKIRATDKRIRATDNMIHATNNKIHSTDNKIRATDNNIRATDKKIRAPDNLIGATDSMIRATDNKIRATDNKIRATDNKICATDNKIRATDSMIRATDNKIRATENKIPANDNKIRATDNKIGATDKNIRATDNKIRVTDNKTRATDCMIRATNNRIRATDSMIRATDNMIYNKIRPTDKKIRATENMIRATDKRATDNLIGATDNLIRATDNKIRATDNKIRVTDNKIRATDNKIRATDSMIRATDNKIRATDKMIRATDNMIRATDTMIRAIDNMYMPLTTRYVPPTT, encoded by the exons atgatacgtaccATTGACaaaaagatacgtgccactgaaaaaacgatatgtgccactgacaaatgtgttactgacaacaagatacgtgtcactgacaacaagatacgtgccactgacaacaagatacgtgccacagacAGCAAGATAAGTccaactgacaacaagatacgtgcaactgacaacatgatacgtgccacttataacaagatatgtgccactgacaacaggatacatgccactgacaacaagaaacgggccactgataacaagatacatgccactgataaaAAGATACGTGGCACTGATAACAAAATACGT atacgtgccactgataacaagatacgtgccactgacaacaagatacaggccactgacaacaagatacattccACTGACAACAAGGTACATGCCACTGAGAACAAGATACGTGCAACTGACAAGAGGATACGTgcaactgacaacatgatacatgccactaacaacaagatacattccactgacaacaagatacgtgccactgacaacaacatacgtgccactgacaagaaGATACGTGCCCCTGACAACCTGATAGGTGCTACTGAcagcatgatacgtgccactgataacaagatacgtgccactgataacaagatacgtgccactgataacaagatatgtgccactgataacaagatacgtgccactgacagcatGATACGGGCcaccgacaacaagatacgtgccactgagaaCAAGATACCTGCcaatgacaacaagatacgtgccactgacaacaagataggtGCCACTGACAAAaatatacgtgccactgacaacaagatacgtgtcactgacaacAAGACACGTGCCACTGACTGCATGATACGAGCCAccaacaacaggatacgtgccactgacagcatgatacgtgccactgacaacatgatat acaacaagatacgtccAACTGACAAAAAGATACGTGCAACTgaaaacatgatacgtgccactgacaaacgtgccactgacaacctgaTAGGTGCTACTgacaacctgatacgtgccactgacaacaagatacgtgccactgataacaagatacgtgtcactgataacaagatacgtgcaacTGATAACAAGATTCGTGCCACTGACAGcatgatacgtgccaccgacaacaagatacgtgccactgacaaaatgatacgtgccactgacaacatgatacgtgccactgacaccatgatacgtgccattgacaacatgtacatgccactgacaaccagATATGTGCCaccgacaacatga
- the LOC138373494 gene encoding golgin subfamily A member 6-like protein 22, whose translation MIRATDNKIHATDNLISATDKMIRAIENMPLITRYIRATDNIICATDNKIRATDNKIYATENKINATDNKIHATDNKIRATDNKIRATDNGIRPTDKIHATDNMIRATDKRATDNKICATDNKIRATENRICADYNKIRASDNKIHATDNKTRATDKKIRGTDSKIRATDNKIRATDNKILETDNKIRATDIKIRATDTKIRATDNKIRATDNKIRATVSMIRATDNKIRATENKIPATDKKIHATDKKIRATDNKIRATDNKIRVHATYNRIHAKEKMIYATDNMIRTTDKMIRATDNMMHATDNKIRDPDNKMLPTDKNIRATDNMIRAIDNKIQNGIQATDNRIRATGSKICAIENRIHATDNMIRATDNKKRATDNMIRATDERSTDNNIRVTDNKIRATDNKIHATDNKICPNNNKIHGH comes from the exons atgatacgtgccactgacaacaagatacatgccactgacaacctgaTAAGTGCCACTGACAAgatgatacgtgccattgaaaacatgccactgataacaagatat atacgtgccactgacaacataatatgtgccactgacaacaagatacgtgccactgataacaagatatatGCCACTGAGAACAAGAtaaatgccactgacaacaagatacatgccactgacaacaagatacgtgccactgacaacaagatacgtgccacagacaacGGAATACGTCCAACTGACAAGATACATgcaactgacaacatgatacgtgccactgacaaacgtgccactgataacaagatatgtgccactgataACAAAATACGTGCAACTGAAAACAGGATATGTGCTGAttataacaagatacgtgccagtgacaacaagatacatgccactgataacaagacacgtgccactgacaaaaagATACGTGGCACTGAcagcaagatacgtgccactgataacaagatacgtgccactgataacaagatacttgagactgataacaagatac GTGCCACTGacatcaagatacgtgccactgataccaagatacgtgccactgataacaagatacgtgcaactgataacaagatacgtgccactgttagcatgatacgtgccaccgacaacaagatacgtgccactgagaaCAAGATACCTGCCACTGACaagaagatacatgccactgacaaaaagatacgtgccactgacaacaagatacgtgccactgacaacaagatacgt GTACATGCCACTtacaacaggatacatgccaaAGAGAAAATGATATATGCcacagacaacatgatacgtACCACTGACaaaatgatacgtgccactgacaacatgatgcatgctactgacaacaagatacgtgaccCTGATAACAAGATGCTTCCCACTGACAAAaatatacgtgccactgacaacatgatacgtgccattgacaacaagatac AAAACGGGATAcaagccactgacaacaggatacgtgccactggtaGCAAGATATGTGCCATAGAAaacaggatacatgccactgacaacatgatacgtgccactgacaacaagaaacgtgccactgacaacatgatacgtgccactgacgaaCGTTCCACTGACAACAATATACgtgtcactgacaacaagattcgtgccactgacaacaagatacatgccaccgaCAACAAGATATGTCCCAATAACAACAAAATACATGGCCACTGA
- the LOC138373489 gene encoding golgin subfamily A member 6-like protein 22, producing MIHAIENKIHATENKIHPTDKKIRAADNMIRATDNKIRATDNMIRVTDKRATDIKIRVTDNTIRASDNKIRATDNKIRPTNNKKRATENMICAIEKRVHATGNQICATNNMIHGTDNKIRATDTMIRAIDNKIHSTNNKTSATDTIIRAIDNKIRATDNKIHATDNKIRSTDTMTRANDKIHATDKMIRSNDNKISATDNRIRATENLIQNKIHPTDKKIRASDNMIRATDNKIHATDNMIRATDNKIHVTDNKIRASDNKIRATDNKIRPTNNKKRATENMIRATNNRIRANNKIRSTDTMTRTTDKIHATDKMIRANDNKIRATDNRICATENLIRATDNMIRATDNLIHATDNLLRALTT from the exons atgatacatgccattgaaaacaagatacatgccactgaaaaCAAGATACATCCCACTGACAAGAAGATACGTGccgctgacaacatgatacgtgccactgacaacaagatacgtgccactgacaacatgatacgtgtcactgacaaacgtgccactgacatcaagatacgtgtcactgacaacACGATTCGTGcatctgacaacaagatacgtgctaccgacaacaagatacgtcccaCAAACAACAAAAaacgtgccactgaaaacatgatATGTGCCattgaaaaacgt GTACATGCCACTGGCAACCAGATATGTGCCACTAACAACATGATACAtggcactgacaacaagatacgtgccactgacaccatgatacgtgccattgacaacaagatacattccACTAACAACAAGACAAGTGCCACTGACACAATaatacgtgccattgacaacaagatacgtgccactgataacaagatacatgccacagacAACAAAATACGTTCCACTGACACTATGACACGTGCCAatgacaagatacatgccactgacaaaatGATACGTTCCAATGACAACAAGAtaagtgccactgacaacaggatacgtgccactgaaaacctgatac aAAACAAGATACATCCCACTGACAAGAAGATACGTGcctctgacaacatgatacgtgccactgacaacaagatacatgccactgacaacatgatacgtgccactgacaacaagatacatgtcactgacaacaagattcgtgcatctgacaacaagatacgtgccactgacaacaagatacgtcccaCAAACAACAAAAAACGTGCCACGgaaaacatgatacgtgccactaacaacaggatacgtgcca acAACAAAATACGTTCCACTGACACTATGACACGTACCActgacaagatacatgccactgacaaaatGATACGTGCcaatgacaacaagatacgtgccactgacaacaggatatgtgccactgaaaacctgatacgtgccactgacaacatgatacgcgcCACTGACAACCTGATACATGCTACGGACAACCTGTTACGTGCCCTTacaacctga
- the LOC138373486 gene encoding golgin subfamily A member 6-like protein 22 — MIRATDNKICATENMVRATDNKIRAADNNILPTDNKIRATDNMIRAIDNKIRATDKTMCTTDKCATDNKIRVTDNKIRATDNKIRPTDNKIRATDNMIRATDKMIHASDNMIHATDNMICATDHKIRANDNMIRATDKMIHASDNIIHATVNMIHDTDHKIRATDNMIHATDNMIHATENMIHPTDNKISATDNMTHATDYKIRATDNMIRATEKRATDNKIRVTDNKIRATDNKIRATDNKIRPNNNKIRATENMIHVIEKRATDSKICATENRIRANDNRIRATGNMIHATDNMIRATDNKICVTENMIRATDKKIRASDNKIRATDNMIRAIDNRIRATEKTICATDKCATDNKIRATDYKIRPTDNKIRATDNVIRATDKRATDSKI; from the exons atgatacgtgctactgacaacaagatatgtgccactgaaaacatggtacgtgctactgacaacaagatacgtgctgcTGATAACAACATacttcccactgacaacaagatacgtgccactgacaacatgatacgtgccattgacaacaagatacgtgccactgacaaaacgATGTGTACCACTGAcaaatgtgccactgacaacaagatacgtgtcactgacaacaagatacgtgccactgacaacaagatacgtccaACTGACAATAAGATACGTgcaactgacaacatgatacgtgccacagacaaaatgatacatgccagtgacaacatgatacatgccactgacaacatgatatgtgccactgaccacAAGATACGTGCaaatgacaacatgatacgtgctacagacaaaatgatacatgccagtGACAACATCATACATGCCACTGTCAACATGATACATGACACTGaccacaagatacgtgccactgacaacatgatacatgccactgacaacatgatacatgccactgaaaacatgatacatcccactgacaacaagataagtgccactgacaacatgacacATGCCACTGactacaagatacgtgccactgacaacatgatacgtgccactgaaaaacgtgccactgacaacaagatacgtgtcactgacaacaagattcgtgccactgacaacaagatacgtgccaccgacaacaagatacgtcccaATAACAACAAaatacgtgccactgaaaacatgatACATGTTATTGAGAAACGTGCCACTGATAGCAAGATATGTGCCACagaaaacaggatacgtgccaatgacaacaggatacgtgccactg gcaacatgatacatgccactgacaatatgatacgtgctactgacaacaagatatgtgTCACTGAAAACATGATACGTGCTACTGACAAAAAGATACGTGCttctgataacaagatacgtgccactgacaacatgatacgtgccattgacaacaggatacgtgccactgagaaaacgatatgtgccactgacaaatgtgccactgacaacaagatacgtgccacagacTACAAAATACGTCCAACTGACAACAAGATTCGTGCAACTGACAacgtgatacgtgccactgacaaacgtGCCACTGATAGCAAGATATAG